A window of the Podarcis raffonei isolate rPodRaf1 chromosome 4, rPodRaf1.pri, whole genome shotgun sequence genome harbors these coding sequences:
- the BEND2 gene encoding BEN domain-containing protein 2 isoform X5 → MMRAKEPEYEDGDVIYEYDPDDECGSVVSEASCAGDQQKTLMEVLNYCQAMYDAILKLDEKFESLHRKVSEMQHTRLKPLLLKPRPLRFMYRSPRNLSPGKIRIQKATERKPSQILPPGHGCQSQPMKVKLQRAPILTRSAVKPVPHTLQPESQPPVHRQSPPLPTIVSTRSLCPPFNMASDMPNIPSQTNLANLANESSVTVAALAIASPVVSSVASTPPAANLERNNRTVTNRTSPGSRSIRNEPPSSSSVSASSAVASSRLLNAPVTANKMCDLPSQASLSTTDGPAQVESSAVPSPVILPETSLERGKKLVTYRTSTGGTDISNEVPSSSSSMSHNFEFIGDPKRNVKVLGNYLMKAWQKTVPKYAARYLVRVLFPKETLLCSVMGTRARGRRTLDPNKVAAIREFLAAYFPSYDLSERGKDWKTCITNVNAMIRCLRYESKTSPITEGKEKAPEAPDTSMCVDLIDIEEESDINSQTSSISNQLQNSTGDNNKNTPSSSEPPSLEPMAHLGNPSRNVQLPFSVIFAAKGKTRPELSARYLIRHLFTENILIKSNVYGNLDRGTHPLDCNKINALRDFLQETYPSFELKETGYDWKACVAAINSTIRSLRFDHKKASSGVQSKVSAKPPPLSRSSKCSL, encoded by the exons ATG aTGAGAGCCAAAGAGCCTGAATATGAAGATGGAGATGTTATTTATGAATACGACCCTGATGATGAATGT GGGAGTGTTGTATCTGAAGCTTCATGTGCAGGAGATCAGCAGAAAACACTTATGGAAGTCCTTAATTATTGTCAG GCCATGTATGATGCCATTCTGAAACTGGATGAGAAGTTTGAGAGCCTTCATCGCAAGGTCTCAGAAATGCAACACACCCGGTTAAAGCCTTTACTTTTAAAACCA AGGCCACTTAGGTTTATGTACAGAAGTCCTAGAAATCTCTCACCTGGAAAAATCAGAATCCAGAAGGCAACAGAAAGAAAGCCAAGTCAGATCTTACCCCCTGGGCATGGATGTCAGAGCCAACCCATGAAGGTTAAGCTACAAAGAGCTCCTATTTTGACCAGATCTGCGGTTAAGCCAGTTCCACACACCCTTCAACCTGAATCACAGCCCCCTGTGCACAGgcagagtccaccacttcctaCAATTGTTTCCACCCGTTCACTGTGTCCCCCATTCAACATGGCTAGTGACATGCCTAATATTCCTTCACAAACCAATCTAGCAAACTTAGCCAACGAAAGCTCTGTTACTGTGGCAGCTTTGGCAATAGCCTCACCAGTGGTGTCATCAGTAGCATCTACACCACCAGCAGCTAATTTGGAGAGAAACAATAGGACAGTGACTAACAGAACTTCACCTGGAAGTAGAAGTATTCGTAATGAGCCACCTTCGTCATCTTCTGTTTCTGCCAGTTCAGCAGTTGCCTCTAGTCGTTTATTGAATGCACCAGTTACAGCTAATAAGATGTGTGACCTTCCTTCACAAGCTAGTCTTTCAACTACTGATGGTCCCGCTCAGGTAGAATCTTCAGCTGTACCCTCACCAGTGATATTACCTGAAACCAGtttggagagggggaaaaaattgGTAACTTACAGAACTTCAACCGGTGGTACAGATATTAGTAATGAGgtaccctcttcttcttcttctatgagtCATAATTTTG AGTTCATTGGTGATCCAAAGCGGAATGTGAAGGTCCTTGGCAACTATTTGATGAAAGCGTGGCAAAAGACCGTGCCAAAGTATGCTGCGCGCTACTTGGTCCGGGTTTTGTTCCCAAAAGAAACATTGCTATGCAGTGTTATGGGTACAAGAGCTCGAGGACGCAGGACACTAGACCCAAACAAGGTCGCTGCAATCAGAG AATTTCTTGCTGCTTATTTCCCAAGTTATGATCTAAGTGAGCGTGGGAAAGACTGGAAAACCTGTATTACAAATGTGAATGCAATGATCCGCTGCTTACGTTATGAAAGCAAAACAAGTCCA ATCactgagggaaaagagaaagctcCTGAAGCTCCAGACACATCCATGTGTGTAGATTTAATTGATATTGAGGAAGAGAGTGACATCAATTCTCAAACCAGTTCAATATCAAACCAGCTTCAAAATTCAACAGgggataataataaaaacacacctTCTTCCAGTGAACCGCCTTCTTTAGAGCCAATGG CACATCTTGGGAACCCATCAAGGAATGTCCAGTTGCCCTTTTCAGTTATTTTTGCAGCCAAAGGAAAAACTCGGCCAGAACTTTCAGCACGCTACCTGATACGTCATCTGTTCACAGAGAATATCCTGATAAAAAGCAATGTGTATGGCAACCTGGACCGTGGCACACATCCACTGGACTGCAACAAAATAAACGCTCTCAGAG ACTTTCTGCAAGAGACTTACCCATCTTTTGAGCTGAAGGAAACTGGATATGACTGGAAAGCATGTGTTGCAGCTATAAACAGCACAATTCGCAGCCTGAGATTTGACCATAAAAAGGCCTCATCTGGAGTCCAAAGCAAAGTGTCAGCTAAACCACCT
- the BEND2 gene encoding BEN domain-containing protein 2 isoform X2, whose product MSAKGYIAVHTEDDDNTVIIDDSEMEDTENGPETQGKCDGRYVTHLTYEGNEDLLDIEEQAGSQENLSTSAPRLSRNPEQMELVYLRKRRRLASSLTGMRAKEPEYEDGDVIYEYDPDDECGSVVSEASCAGDQQKTLMEVLNYCQAMYDAILKLDEKFESLHRKVSEMQHTRLKPLLLKPRPLRFMYRSPRNLSPGKIRIQKATERKPSQILPPGHGCQSQPMKVKLQRAPILTRSAVKPVPHTLQPESQPPVHRQSPPLPTIVSTRSLCPPFNMASDMPNIPSQTNLANLANESSVTVAALAIASPVVSSVASTPPAANLERNNRTVTNRTSPGSRSIRNEPPSSSSVSASSAVASSRLLNAPVTANKMCDLPSQASLSTTDGPAQVESSAVPSPVILPETSLERGKKLVTYRTSTGGTDISNEVPSSSSSMSHNFEFIGDPKRNVKVLGNYLMKAWQKTVPKYAARYLVRVLFPKETLLCSVMGTRARGRRTLDPNKVAAIREFLAAYFPSYDLSERGKDWKTCITNVNAMIRCLRYESKTSPITEGKEKAPEAPDTSMCVDLIDIEEESDINSQTSSISNQLQNSTGDNNKNTPSSSEPPSLEPMAHLGNPSRNVQLPFSVIFAAKGKTRPELSARYLIRHLFTENILIKSNVYGNLDRGTHPLDCNKINALRDFLQETYPSFELKETGYDWKACVAAINSTIRSLRFDHKKASSGVQSKVSAKPPPLSRSSKCSL is encoded by the exons ATGTCTGCCAAAG GCTATATTGCAGTGCACACTGAAGATGATGACAACACTGTAATAATTGATGATTCAGAAATGGAAGATACAGAAAATGGACCTGAAACTCAAGGGAAGTGTGATGGTCGCTATGTAACTCATCTTACATATG AAGGTAATGAAGATTTATTGGATATAGAGGAGCAAGCTGGATCACAGGAAAATCTTTCAACAAGTGCGCCAAGGCTCAGTCGCAATCCAGAACAAATGGAATTAGTTTATTTACGTAAAAGGCGCCGACTTGCATCCTCTCTAACGGGG aTGAGAGCCAAAGAGCCTGAATATGAAGATGGAGATGTTATTTATGAATACGACCCTGATGATGAATGT GGGAGTGTTGTATCTGAAGCTTCATGTGCAGGAGATCAGCAGAAAACACTTATGGAAGTCCTTAATTATTGTCAG GCCATGTATGATGCCATTCTGAAACTGGATGAGAAGTTTGAGAGCCTTCATCGCAAGGTCTCAGAAATGCAACACACCCGGTTAAAGCCTTTACTTTTAAAACCA AGGCCACTTAGGTTTATGTACAGAAGTCCTAGAAATCTCTCACCTGGAAAAATCAGAATCCAGAAGGCAACAGAAAGAAAGCCAAGTCAGATCTTACCCCCTGGGCATGGATGTCAGAGCCAACCCATGAAGGTTAAGCTACAAAGAGCTCCTATTTTGACCAGATCTGCGGTTAAGCCAGTTCCACACACCCTTCAACCTGAATCACAGCCCCCTGTGCACAGgcagagtccaccacttcctaCAATTGTTTCCACCCGTTCACTGTGTCCCCCATTCAACATGGCTAGTGACATGCCTAATATTCCTTCACAAACCAATCTAGCAAACTTAGCCAACGAAAGCTCTGTTACTGTGGCAGCTTTGGCAATAGCCTCACCAGTGGTGTCATCAGTAGCATCTACACCACCAGCAGCTAATTTGGAGAGAAACAATAGGACAGTGACTAACAGAACTTCACCTGGAAGTAGAAGTATTCGTAATGAGCCACCTTCGTCATCTTCTGTTTCTGCCAGTTCAGCAGTTGCCTCTAGTCGTTTATTGAATGCACCAGTTACAGCTAATAAGATGTGTGACCTTCCTTCACAAGCTAGTCTTTCAACTACTGATGGTCCCGCTCAGGTAGAATCTTCAGCTGTACCCTCACCAGTGATATTACCTGAAACCAGtttggagagggggaaaaaattgGTAACTTACAGAACTTCAACCGGTGGTACAGATATTAGTAATGAGgtaccctcttcttcttcttctatgagtCATAATTTTG AGTTCATTGGTGATCCAAAGCGGAATGTGAAGGTCCTTGGCAACTATTTGATGAAAGCGTGGCAAAAGACCGTGCCAAAGTATGCTGCGCGCTACTTGGTCCGGGTTTTGTTCCCAAAAGAAACATTGCTATGCAGTGTTATGGGTACAAGAGCTCGAGGACGCAGGACACTAGACCCAAACAAGGTCGCTGCAATCAGAG AATTTCTTGCTGCTTATTTCCCAAGTTATGATCTAAGTGAGCGTGGGAAAGACTGGAAAACCTGTATTACAAATGTGAATGCAATGATCCGCTGCTTACGTTATGAAAGCAAAACAAGTCCA ATCactgagggaaaagagaaagctcCTGAAGCTCCAGACACATCCATGTGTGTAGATTTAATTGATATTGAGGAAGAGAGTGACATCAATTCTCAAACCAGTTCAATATCAAACCAGCTTCAAAATTCAACAGgggataataataaaaacacacctTCTTCCAGTGAACCGCCTTCTTTAGAGCCAATGG CACATCTTGGGAACCCATCAAGGAATGTCCAGTTGCCCTTTTCAGTTATTTTTGCAGCCAAAGGAAAAACTCGGCCAGAACTTTCAGCACGCTACCTGATACGTCATCTGTTCACAGAGAATATCCTGATAAAAAGCAATGTGTATGGCAACCTGGACCGTGGCACACATCCACTGGACTGCAACAAAATAAACGCTCTCAGAG ACTTTCTGCAAGAGACTTACCCATCTTTTGAGCTGAAGGAAACTGGATATGACTGGAAAGCATGTGTTGCAGCTATAAACAGCACAATTCGCAGCCTGAGATTTGACCATAAAAAGGCCTCATCTGGAGTCCAAAGCAAAGTGTCAGCTAAACCACCT
- the BEND2 gene encoding BEN domain-containing protein 2 isoform X1: MKARYLGYIAVHTEDDDNTVIIDDSEMEDTENGPETQGKCDGRYVTHLTYEGNEDLLDIEEQAGSQENLSTSAPRLSRNPEQMELVYLRKRRRLASSLTGMRAKEPEYEDGDVIYEYDPDDECGSVVSEASCAGDQQKTLMEVLNYCQAMYDAILKLDEKFESLHRKVSEMQHTRLKPLLLKPRPLRFMYRSPRNLSPGKIRIQKATERKPSQILPPGHGCQSQPMKVKLQRAPILTRSAVKPVPHTLQPESQPPVHRQSPPLPTIVSTRSLCPPFNMASDMPNIPSQTNLANLANESSVTVAALAIASPVVSSVASTPPAANLERNNRTVTNRTSPGSRSIRNEPPSSSSVSASSAVASSRLLNAPVTANKMCDLPSQASLSTTDGPAQVESSAVPSPVILPETSLERGKKLVTYRTSTGGTDISNEVPSSSSSMSHNFEFIGDPKRNVKVLGNYLMKAWQKTVPKYAARYLVRVLFPKETLLCSVMGTRARGRRTLDPNKVAAIREFLAAYFPSYDLSERGKDWKTCITNVNAMIRCLRYESKTSPITEGKEKAPEAPDTSMCVDLIDIEEESDINSQTSSISNQLQNSTGDNNKNTPSSSEPPSLEPMAHLGNPSRNVQLPFSVIFAAKGKTRPELSARYLIRHLFTENILIKSNVYGNLDRGTHPLDCNKINALRDFLQETYPSFELKETGYDWKACVAAINSTIRSLRFDHKKASSGVQSKVSAKPPPLSRSSKCSL; this comes from the exons ATGAAAGCTCGCTATCTTG GCTATATTGCAGTGCACACTGAAGATGATGACAACACTGTAATAATTGATGATTCAGAAATGGAAGATACAGAAAATGGACCTGAAACTCAAGGGAAGTGTGATGGTCGCTATGTAACTCATCTTACATATG AAGGTAATGAAGATTTATTGGATATAGAGGAGCAAGCTGGATCACAGGAAAATCTTTCAACAAGTGCGCCAAGGCTCAGTCGCAATCCAGAACAAATGGAATTAGTTTATTTACGTAAAAGGCGCCGACTTGCATCCTCTCTAACGGGG aTGAGAGCCAAAGAGCCTGAATATGAAGATGGAGATGTTATTTATGAATACGACCCTGATGATGAATGT GGGAGTGTTGTATCTGAAGCTTCATGTGCAGGAGATCAGCAGAAAACACTTATGGAAGTCCTTAATTATTGTCAG GCCATGTATGATGCCATTCTGAAACTGGATGAGAAGTTTGAGAGCCTTCATCGCAAGGTCTCAGAAATGCAACACACCCGGTTAAAGCCTTTACTTTTAAAACCA AGGCCACTTAGGTTTATGTACAGAAGTCCTAGAAATCTCTCACCTGGAAAAATCAGAATCCAGAAGGCAACAGAAAGAAAGCCAAGTCAGATCTTACCCCCTGGGCATGGATGTCAGAGCCAACCCATGAAGGTTAAGCTACAAAGAGCTCCTATTTTGACCAGATCTGCGGTTAAGCCAGTTCCACACACCCTTCAACCTGAATCACAGCCCCCTGTGCACAGgcagagtccaccacttcctaCAATTGTTTCCACCCGTTCACTGTGTCCCCCATTCAACATGGCTAGTGACATGCCTAATATTCCTTCACAAACCAATCTAGCAAACTTAGCCAACGAAAGCTCTGTTACTGTGGCAGCTTTGGCAATAGCCTCACCAGTGGTGTCATCAGTAGCATCTACACCACCAGCAGCTAATTTGGAGAGAAACAATAGGACAGTGACTAACAGAACTTCACCTGGAAGTAGAAGTATTCGTAATGAGCCACCTTCGTCATCTTCTGTTTCTGCCAGTTCAGCAGTTGCCTCTAGTCGTTTATTGAATGCACCAGTTACAGCTAATAAGATGTGTGACCTTCCTTCACAAGCTAGTCTTTCAACTACTGATGGTCCCGCTCAGGTAGAATCTTCAGCTGTACCCTCACCAGTGATATTACCTGAAACCAGtttggagagggggaaaaaattgGTAACTTACAGAACTTCAACCGGTGGTACAGATATTAGTAATGAGgtaccctcttcttcttcttctatgagtCATAATTTTG AGTTCATTGGTGATCCAAAGCGGAATGTGAAGGTCCTTGGCAACTATTTGATGAAAGCGTGGCAAAAGACCGTGCCAAAGTATGCTGCGCGCTACTTGGTCCGGGTTTTGTTCCCAAAAGAAACATTGCTATGCAGTGTTATGGGTACAAGAGCTCGAGGACGCAGGACACTAGACCCAAACAAGGTCGCTGCAATCAGAG AATTTCTTGCTGCTTATTTCCCAAGTTATGATCTAAGTGAGCGTGGGAAAGACTGGAAAACCTGTATTACAAATGTGAATGCAATGATCCGCTGCTTACGTTATGAAAGCAAAACAAGTCCA ATCactgagggaaaagagaaagctcCTGAAGCTCCAGACACATCCATGTGTGTAGATTTAATTGATATTGAGGAAGAGAGTGACATCAATTCTCAAACCAGTTCAATATCAAACCAGCTTCAAAATTCAACAGgggataataataaaaacacacctTCTTCCAGTGAACCGCCTTCTTTAGAGCCAATGG CACATCTTGGGAACCCATCAAGGAATGTCCAGTTGCCCTTTTCAGTTATTTTTGCAGCCAAAGGAAAAACTCGGCCAGAACTTTCAGCACGCTACCTGATACGTCATCTGTTCACAGAGAATATCCTGATAAAAAGCAATGTGTATGGCAACCTGGACCGTGGCACACATCCACTGGACTGCAACAAAATAAACGCTCTCAGAG ACTTTCTGCAAGAGACTTACCCATCTTTTGAGCTGAAGGAAACTGGATATGACTGGAAAGCATGTGTTGCAGCTATAAACAGCACAATTCGCAGCCTGAGATTTGACCATAAAAAGGCCTCATCTGGAGTCCAAAGCAAAGTGTCAGCTAAACCACCT
- the BEND2 gene encoding BEN domain-containing protein 2 isoform X4, with protein MKARYLGYIAVHTEDDDNTVIIDDSEMEDTENGPETQGKCDGRYVTHLTYEGNEDLLDIEEQAGSQENLSTSAPRLSRNPEQMELVYLRKRRRLASSLTGMRAKEPEYEDGDVIYEYDPDDECGSVVSEASCAGDQQKTLMEVLNYCQAMYDAILKLDEKFESLHRKVSEMQHTRLKPLLLKPRPLRFMYRSPRNLSPGKIRIQKATERKPSQILPPGHGCQSQPMKVKLQRAPILTRSAVKPVPHTLQPESQPPVHRQSPPLPTIVSTRSLCPPFNMASDMPNIPSQTNLANLANESSVTVAALAIASPVVSSVASTPPAANLERNNRTVTNRTSPGSRSIRNEPPSSSSVSASSAVASSRLLNAPVTANKMCDLPSQASLSTTDGPAQVESSAVPSPVILPETSLERGKKLVTYRTSTGGTDISNEVPSSSSSMSHNFEFIGDPKRNVKVLGNYLMKAWQKTVPKYAARYLVRVLFPKETLLCSVMGTRARGRRTLDPNKVAAIREFLAAYFPSYDLSERGKDWKTCITNVNAMIRCLRYESKTSPITEGKEKAPEAPDTSMCVDLIDIEEESDINSQTSSISNQLQNSTGDNNKNTPSSSEPPSLEPMENILIKSNVYGNLDRGTHPLDCNKINALRDFLQETYPSFELKETGYDWKACVAAINSTIRSLRFDHKKASSGVQSKVSAKPPPLSRSSKCSL; from the exons ATGAAAGCTCGCTATCTTG GCTATATTGCAGTGCACACTGAAGATGATGACAACACTGTAATAATTGATGATTCAGAAATGGAAGATACAGAAAATGGACCTGAAACTCAAGGGAAGTGTGATGGTCGCTATGTAACTCATCTTACATATG AAGGTAATGAAGATTTATTGGATATAGAGGAGCAAGCTGGATCACAGGAAAATCTTTCAACAAGTGCGCCAAGGCTCAGTCGCAATCCAGAACAAATGGAATTAGTTTATTTACGTAAAAGGCGCCGACTTGCATCCTCTCTAACGGGG aTGAGAGCCAAAGAGCCTGAATATGAAGATGGAGATGTTATTTATGAATACGACCCTGATGATGAATGT GGGAGTGTTGTATCTGAAGCTTCATGTGCAGGAGATCAGCAGAAAACACTTATGGAAGTCCTTAATTATTGTCAG GCCATGTATGATGCCATTCTGAAACTGGATGAGAAGTTTGAGAGCCTTCATCGCAAGGTCTCAGAAATGCAACACACCCGGTTAAAGCCTTTACTTTTAAAACCA AGGCCACTTAGGTTTATGTACAGAAGTCCTAGAAATCTCTCACCTGGAAAAATCAGAATCCAGAAGGCAACAGAAAGAAAGCCAAGTCAGATCTTACCCCCTGGGCATGGATGTCAGAGCCAACCCATGAAGGTTAAGCTACAAAGAGCTCCTATTTTGACCAGATCTGCGGTTAAGCCAGTTCCACACACCCTTCAACCTGAATCACAGCCCCCTGTGCACAGgcagagtccaccacttcctaCAATTGTTTCCACCCGTTCACTGTGTCCCCCATTCAACATGGCTAGTGACATGCCTAATATTCCTTCACAAACCAATCTAGCAAACTTAGCCAACGAAAGCTCTGTTACTGTGGCAGCTTTGGCAATAGCCTCACCAGTGGTGTCATCAGTAGCATCTACACCACCAGCAGCTAATTTGGAGAGAAACAATAGGACAGTGACTAACAGAACTTCACCTGGAAGTAGAAGTATTCGTAATGAGCCACCTTCGTCATCTTCTGTTTCTGCCAGTTCAGCAGTTGCCTCTAGTCGTTTATTGAATGCACCAGTTACAGCTAATAAGATGTGTGACCTTCCTTCACAAGCTAGTCTTTCAACTACTGATGGTCCCGCTCAGGTAGAATCTTCAGCTGTACCCTCACCAGTGATATTACCTGAAACCAGtttggagagggggaaaaaattgGTAACTTACAGAACTTCAACCGGTGGTACAGATATTAGTAATGAGgtaccctcttcttcttcttctatgagtCATAATTTTG AGTTCATTGGTGATCCAAAGCGGAATGTGAAGGTCCTTGGCAACTATTTGATGAAAGCGTGGCAAAAGACCGTGCCAAAGTATGCTGCGCGCTACTTGGTCCGGGTTTTGTTCCCAAAAGAAACATTGCTATGCAGTGTTATGGGTACAAGAGCTCGAGGACGCAGGACACTAGACCCAAACAAGGTCGCTGCAATCAGAG AATTTCTTGCTGCTTATTTCCCAAGTTATGATCTAAGTGAGCGTGGGAAAGACTGGAAAACCTGTATTACAAATGTGAATGCAATGATCCGCTGCTTACGTTATGAAAGCAAAACAAGTCCA ATCactgagggaaaagagaaagctcCTGAAGCTCCAGACACATCCATGTGTGTAGATTTAATTGATATTGAGGAAGAGAGTGACATCAATTCTCAAACCAGTTCAATATCAAACCAGCTTCAAAATTCAACAGgggataataataaaaacacacctTCTTCCAGTGAACCGCCTTCTTTAGAGCCAATGG AGAATATCCTGATAAAAAGCAATGTGTATGGCAACCTGGACCGTGGCACACATCCACTGGACTGCAACAAAATAAACGCTCTCAGAG ACTTTCTGCAAGAGACTTACCCATCTTTTGAGCTGAAGGAAACTGGATATGACTGGAAAGCATGTGTTGCAGCTATAAACAGCACAATTCGCAGCCTGAGATTTGACCATAAAAAGGCCTCATCTGGAGTCCAAAGCAAAGTGTCAGCTAAACCACCT
- the BEND2 gene encoding BEN domain-containing protein 2 isoform X3, translating to MEDTENGPETQGKCDGRYVTHLTYEGNEDLLDIEEQAGSQENLSTSAPRLSRNPEQMELVYLRKRRRLASSLTGMRAKEPEYEDGDVIYEYDPDDECGSVVSEASCAGDQQKTLMEVLNYCQAMYDAILKLDEKFESLHRKVSEMQHTRLKPLLLKPRPLRFMYRSPRNLSPGKIRIQKATERKPSQILPPGHGCQSQPMKVKLQRAPILTRSAVKPVPHTLQPESQPPVHRQSPPLPTIVSTRSLCPPFNMASDMPNIPSQTNLANLANESSVTVAALAIASPVVSSVASTPPAANLERNNRTVTNRTSPGSRSIRNEPPSSSSVSASSAVASSRLLNAPVTANKMCDLPSQASLSTTDGPAQVESSAVPSPVILPETSLERGKKLVTYRTSTGGTDISNEVPSSSSSMSHNFEFIGDPKRNVKVLGNYLMKAWQKTVPKYAARYLVRVLFPKETLLCSVMGTRARGRRTLDPNKVAAIREFLAAYFPSYDLSERGKDWKTCITNVNAMIRCLRYESKTSPITEGKEKAPEAPDTSMCVDLIDIEEESDINSQTSSISNQLQNSTGDNNKNTPSSSEPPSLEPMAHLGNPSRNVQLPFSVIFAAKGKTRPELSARYLIRHLFTENILIKSNVYGNLDRGTHPLDCNKINALRDFLQETYPSFELKETGYDWKACVAAINSTIRSLRFDHKKASSGVQSKVSAKPPPLSRSSKCSL from the exons ATGGAAGATACAGAAAATGGACCTGAAACTCAAGGGAAGTGTGATGGTCGCTATGTAACTCATCTTACATATG AAGGTAATGAAGATTTATTGGATATAGAGGAGCAAGCTGGATCACAGGAAAATCTTTCAACAAGTGCGCCAAGGCTCAGTCGCAATCCAGAACAAATGGAATTAGTTTATTTACGTAAAAGGCGCCGACTTGCATCCTCTCTAACGGGG aTGAGAGCCAAAGAGCCTGAATATGAAGATGGAGATGTTATTTATGAATACGACCCTGATGATGAATGT GGGAGTGTTGTATCTGAAGCTTCATGTGCAGGAGATCAGCAGAAAACACTTATGGAAGTCCTTAATTATTGTCAG GCCATGTATGATGCCATTCTGAAACTGGATGAGAAGTTTGAGAGCCTTCATCGCAAGGTCTCAGAAATGCAACACACCCGGTTAAAGCCTTTACTTTTAAAACCA AGGCCACTTAGGTTTATGTACAGAAGTCCTAGAAATCTCTCACCTGGAAAAATCAGAATCCAGAAGGCAACAGAAAGAAAGCCAAGTCAGATCTTACCCCCTGGGCATGGATGTCAGAGCCAACCCATGAAGGTTAAGCTACAAAGAGCTCCTATTTTGACCAGATCTGCGGTTAAGCCAGTTCCACACACCCTTCAACCTGAATCACAGCCCCCTGTGCACAGgcagagtccaccacttcctaCAATTGTTTCCACCCGTTCACTGTGTCCCCCATTCAACATGGCTAGTGACATGCCTAATATTCCTTCACAAACCAATCTAGCAAACTTAGCCAACGAAAGCTCTGTTACTGTGGCAGCTTTGGCAATAGCCTCACCAGTGGTGTCATCAGTAGCATCTACACCACCAGCAGCTAATTTGGAGAGAAACAATAGGACAGTGACTAACAGAACTTCACCTGGAAGTAGAAGTATTCGTAATGAGCCACCTTCGTCATCTTCTGTTTCTGCCAGTTCAGCAGTTGCCTCTAGTCGTTTATTGAATGCACCAGTTACAGCTAATAAGATGTGTGACCTTCCTTCACAAGCTAGTCTTTCAACTACTGATGGTCCCGCTCAGGTAGAATCTTCAGCTGTACCCTCACCAGTGATATTACCTGAAACCAGtttggagagggggaaaaaattgGTAACTTACAGAACTTCAACCGGTGGTACAGATATTAGTAATGAGgtaccctcttcttcttcttctatgagtCATAATTTTG AGTTCATTGGTGATCCAAAGCGGAATGTGAAGGTCCTTGGCAACTATTTGATGAAAGCGTGGCAAAAGACCGTGCCAAAGTATGCTGCGCGCTACTTGGTCCGGGTTTTGTTCCCAAAAGAAACATTGCTATGCAGTGTTATGGGTACAAGAGCTCGAGGACGCAGGACACTAGACCCAAACAAGGTCGCTGCAATCAGAG AATTTCTTGCTGCTTATTTCCCAAGTTATGATCTAAGTGAGCGTGGGAAAGACTGGAAAACCTGTATTACAAATGTGAATGCAATGATCCGCTGCTTACGTTATGAAAGCAAAACAAGTCCA ATCactgagggaaaagagaaagctcCTGAAGCTCCAGACACATCCATGTGTGTAGATTTAATTGATATTGAGGAAGAGAGTGACATCAATTCTCAAACCAGTTCAATATCAAACCAGCTTCAAAATTCAACAGgggataataataaaaacacacctTCTTCCAGTGAACCGCCTTCTTTAGAGCCAATGG CACATCTTGGGAACCCATCAAGGAATGTCCAGTTGCCCTTTTCAGTTATTTTTGCAGCCAAAGGAAAAACTCGGCCAGAACTTTCAGCACGCTACCTGATACGTCATCTGTTCACAGAGAATATCCTGATAAAAAGCAATGTGTATGGCAACCTGGACCGTGGCACACATCCACTGGACTGCAACAAAATAAACGCTCTCAGAG ACTTTCTGCAAGAGACTTACCCATCTTTTGAGCTGAAGGAAACTGGATATGACTGGAAAGCATGTGTTGCAGCTATAAACAGCACAATTCGCAGCCTGAGATTTGACCATAAAAAGGCCTCATCTGGAGTCCAAAGCAAAGTGTCAGCTAAACCACCT